A portion of the Vibrio coralliirubri genome contains these proteins:
- a CDS encoding phosphoribosylaminoimidazolesuccinocarboxamide synthase yields MSLADQVLAVNDDLPIRTDKPVHSGKVRSVYWLTEEDSQRLIKEKGYDVAPDAPLAIMVISDRISAFDCIWRGEGNLKGVPGKGAALNAISNHWFKLFKDNGLADSHILDIPHPFVWIVQKARPVMIEAICRQYITGSMWRAYANGEREFCGIEMPEGLEKDKKLPELLITPSTKGILKGIPGVPEADDVNITRNNIEDNFAAFNFTQASDIAHYEKLLKEGFNVISQALAKVDQTFVDTKFEFGYVNDAQGKEKLIYMDEVGTPDSSRIWDTQEYNNGNIVENSKEGFRQFLLNYFPDADILLNKERMPEREALARDNELPLDSLMSLSRTYLDIAAKITGAEIVLSENPKQEIIDVLRADYGLID; encoded by the coding sequence ATGAGCCTTGCTGATCAAGTTCTTGCCGTAAATGATGACCTACCAATCCGTACTGATAAACCTGTCCACAGTGGCAAGGTTCGTTCGGTCTACTGGTTAACTGAAGAAGATAGCCAACGACTAATTAAAGAGAAAGGCTACGATGTAGCACCAGATGCGCCTTTAGCAATCATGGTGATCAGTGACCGTATCTCTGCATTTGATTGTATCTGGCGTGGTGAAGGGAATCTTAAAGGTGTTCCAGGTAAGGGAGCGGCTCTGAATGCTATCTCTAACCACTGGTTCAAATTGTTTAAAGACAACGGACTTGCTGACAGTCATATTCTTGATATCCCTCACCCGTTCGTATGGATTGTACAAAAAGCTCGCCCAGTCATGATCGAAGCGATTTGTCGTCAATACATCACAGGTTCAATGTGGCGTGCATACGCAAACGGCGAACGTGAGTTCTGTGGTATCGAGATGCCTGAAGGCCTTGAGAAAGACAAGAAGTTGCCTGAGCTACTGATCACGCCTTCAACAAAAGGGATTCTGAAAGGTATTCCTGGCGTTCCAGAAGCTGACGATGTGAACATCACTCGTAACAACATCGAAGATAACTTTGCAGCATTCAACTTTACTCAAGCAAGCGACATCGCTCATTACGAGAAGCTTCTTAAAGAAGGCTTCAACGTAATCAGCCAAGCGCTAGCAAAAGTAGACCAGACCTTTGTTGATACCAAATTTGAGTTTGGCTACGTCAACGATGCTCAAGGCAAAGAAAAGCTTATCTACATGGACGAAGTCGGTACTCCAGATTCATCTCGCATTTGGGATACTCAGGAATACAACAACGGCAACATCGTTGAGAATTCAAAAGAAGGCTTCCGTCAGTTCTTGCTTAACTACTTCCCTGATGCCGACATTCTTTTGAACAAAGAACGTATGCCAGAGCGTGAAGCACTAGCTCGTGACAATGAACTTCCACTGGATTCGCTAATGTCTTTGTCTCGTACTTACCTTGATATCGCAGCGAAAATCACAGGTGCGGAGATCGTACTGAGCGAAAATCCTAAGCAAGAGATCATTGATGTTCTGCGCGCTGACTATGGTCTAATCGACTAG
- a CDS encoding SulA-like leucine-rich domain-containing protein: MIQAHVKAQHSSPLVHCAFTSVSRKSKNSNEEALFARMALLSNQHQWLLFTAQTPRPSAKQLKQHNVCCDRVIHMKASHQMTEVETVEKAIRSKNASAIVASASIDQFSQQYLRTLGLRFQCEVFFMDANSERIH; the protein is encoded by the coding sequence ATGATTCAAGCACACGTTAAAGCACAACACTCTAGCCCGCTAGTTCACTGCGCATTTACATCAGTTTCTCGTAAAAGCAAAAATTCAAACGAGGAAGCGTTGTTTGCAAGAATGGCGTTGCTGTCCAATCAACATCAGTGGTTACTGTTTACGGCTCAAACACCAAGACCGTCGGCTAAGCAGCTTAAGCAACATAATGTTTGCTGCGACCGCGTTATTCATATGAAAGCCTCTCATCAAATGACTGAAGTAGAGACTGTCGAGAAAGCCATTCGATCTAAGAATGCGAGTGCGATTGTTGCAAGTGCATCGATTGATCAGTTCAGTCAACAGTACCTAAGAACATTAGGATTACGCTTTCAATGTGAAGTCTTCTTTATGGATGCAAATTCAGAGCGTATTCACTAA
- a CDS encoding tetratricopeptide repeat protein codes for MLILSNILSSSLLRALFLALIFSTIQLSTTRFVHAASSDEFSLESQPQDPVSQYQLAQAYESGVDVPVSTSDALYWYTQSAENGNPNAQFRLGEWYLAGTGVEQSNKLALELFIKAALQGNQRAPIEVAKLYESSLEQDLLQPLDKAQLWYEAALKNNPNAEDGYNRILEAQFNQQRAKQISSIEQLDDSIDSEIDTSQGLSQHVQSNQASRSNLSSSNLTSSDYMIGAALAVLISIVSIIATLVISRRRQALESGDSRQQQQSLEAQLSSKDLTIKQQKRQLHTMFHELKKQKSSKGLSHLQVACALFGYTPSSIPDQKIIKIRYKQLSKIYHPDGHGCDEEMKRLNNALKTILQNVTKP; via the coding sequence TTGCTGATCCTATCCAACATTCTGTCATCATCACTTCTTAGAGCTCTATTTCTAGCCCTCATCTTTTCCACGATACAGCTGTCCACCACACGTTTCGTGCACGCAGCAAGCAGTGATGAATTTTCACTAGAATCACAACCTCAAGATCCAGTTTCTCAATACCAATTAGCTCAAGCTTATGAATCGGGTGTCGACGTTCCTGTTAGCACCAGTGATGCATTGTATTGGTACACGCAGTCAGCAGAGAATGGTAACCCAAACGCGCAATTTAGACTGGGTGAATGGTACTTGGCAGGAACAGGTGTTGAACAAAGTAACAAGCTTGCTTTGGAATTGTTTATTAAAGCAGCGTTGCAAGGTAACCAGCGCGCGCCTATTGAGGTCGCAAAACTCTACGAATCCTCGCTAGAACAAGACCTCCTTCAACCGTTAGATAAAGCGCAGCTATGGTATGAAGCAGCCTTAAAAAACAACCCGAATGCAGAAGATGGCTACAACCGCATTTTGGAAGCGCAATTCAACCAGCAACGTGCAAAGCAGATCTCTTCAATAGAACAGCTCGATGACAGCATCGACTCTGAAATAGACACCAGTCAGGGGTTATCTCAGCACGTTCAATCTAACCAAGCATCACGCTCTAACCTCTCCAGTTCTAACCTAACTAGCTCTGACTATATGATTGGTGCTGCGTTGGCCGTGTTGATTTCAATCGTCAGCATTATTGCGACGCTCGTTATCTCAAGAAGAAGACAAGCTCTAGAGTCGGGTGATTCGCGACAGCAACAACAATCACTTGAAGCGCAGCTTAGCTCGAAGGACCTGACGATTAAGCAGCAAAAACGTCAGTTGCACACTATGTTCCACGAATTGAAGAAGCAGAAAAGCAGCAAAGGTCTAAGTCATCTGCAGGTGGCTTGCGCGCTATTTGGCTACACGCCCAGCTCAATCCCTGACCAAAAAATCATCAAGATCCGATACAAACAGCTATCAAAGATCTACCATCCAGATGGTCACGGATGTGACGAAGAAATGAAACGTTTGAACAATGCGCTAAAAACCATTTTACAAAATGTTACAAAACCGTAA
- a CDS encoding DUF2786 domain-containing protein, producing MDKKKALKKIAKCLELGNSANVNEAANAIKMAHNLMLKYGLEKDDIEFIKMGKTQSSHLLPANISSTLLRVIRGINTKFGVEAVLLNHKGLKRVEFIGEADRAIFAAFAFDIIYRELNEHTGQFRNSFAGSGTGSLEVTRRVNSFVSGWVEGALEKLPTITPDDESNNKINNYIDKEFKNIDRETFKQQLREAMKNLTADYEVGLKKGRKLSVNRPVGGTQAAKKITKS from the coding sequence ATGGATAAGAAAAAAGCCCTAAAGAAAATTGCCAAGTGTCTTGAGCTTGGAAATTCTGCGAACGTCAATGAAGCGGCCAATGCGATAAAAATGGCGCATAACTTGATGCTGAAATATGGTCTCGAAAAAGACGATATTGAATTTATCAAGATGGGGAAAACTCAGTCCAGTCACCTGTTACCTGCAAATATCAGTTCTACATTGCTGCGTGTTATTCGCGGTATCAACACCAAATTTGGCGTAGAAGCCGTATTACTGAATCACAAAGGCCTCAAGCGTGTTGAGTTCATTGGTGAAGCCGATCGCGCGATCTTCGCAGCCTTCGCTTTCGATATCATTTATCGTGAACTGAATGAACATACCGGCCAATTCAGAAATAGCTTTGCTGGCTCTGGCACAGGGTCATTAGAAGTGACTCGCCGCGTAAACTCGTTTGTTTCAGGCTGGGTTGAAGGTGCACTTGAAAAGCTGCCAACCATTACCCCAGACGACGAATCAAACAACAAGATCAATAACTACATTGATAAAGAATTCAAAAATATCGACCGTGAAACGTTCAAGCAGCAACTGAGAGAAGCGATGAAAAACCTCACCGCCGATTATGAAGTTGGTTTGAAGAAAGGTCGTAAATTGTCTGTTAATCGACCAGTTGGCGGTACCCAGGCAGCTAAAAAGATAACTAAATCATAG
- a CDS encoding DUF3334 family protein: protein MKKNKTVTTEDILLKLCQSVSSVLTSATASQVSYSAMVQKINKTSLKPDFGCFVLFDGGFSGLVVINFTSKAALEIYTNYMRNMGMPENELAVLHTSDEVGDVLGELMNQLVGDFTNKIRKELQTNITQNQPKMLALNKQVNLSVDTNLDRPQARRVTFSTANNNIFYLELAMDKTEFIQLEEFEIAEDECPDSILEATQKKMQEANKPAQSSGNDSAADLLDELGI from the coding sequence ATGAAAAAAAACAAAACAGTCACAACTGAAGATATCCTTCTTAAACTATGCCAATCAGTCTCAAGCGTACTAACTTCAGCGACGGCTTCTCAGGTGTCCTATTCAGCCATGGTTCAAAAGATCAACAAGACGAGCCTAAAGCCAGACTTTGGTTGCTTCGTTTTGTTTGACGGCGGCTTTTCTGGTCTTGTTGTTATCAATTTTACGTCCAAAGCAGCGCTAGAGATCTACACCAATTACATGCGCAATATGGGCATGCCTGAAAACGAACTCGCTGTGCTTCATACTTCAGATGAAGTGGGCGATGTGTTGGGTGAGCTGATGAACCAATTAGTTGGCGACTTCACCAATAAAATCCGCAAAGAGCTGCAAACCAACATCACACAAAACCAACCGAAAATGCTGGCTCTGAACAAACAAGTTAACCTTTCTGTTGATACTAATCTCGATCGTCCACAAGCTCGTCGTGTTACCTTCTCTACCGCTAATAACAACATTTTCTACCTTGAGCTTGCGATGGATAAGACCGAATTCATTCAATTGGAAGAATTTGAAATCGCAGAAGACGAATGTCCAGATAGCATTCTTGAGGCGACTCAGAAAAAAATGCAAGAAGCGAACAAGCCAGCTCAAAGCTCAGGCAATGACTCTGCAGCAGATCTACTCGATGAACTGGGTATCTAG
- a CDS encoding OmpA family protein yields MKKITLALALTIALTGCQATQRQNATTGESETNSATQGALIGALAGAVAGAATGDSKDRGKRALIGAAGGAAVGGGIGYYFDRQEAALREELMNSGVQVERVGENQLLLRLENGIGFDSGSYALESSIHNTLRGVARILVEYPDTSLVIEGHTDSTGSESTNQTLSERRAESVRAFLISQDVAAGRAIARGNGERYPLCDNNTSQGRACNRRVEIQILPLK; encoded by the coding sequence TTGAAAAAAATCACACTAGCCCTAGCGCTTACTATCGCTTTAACGGGTTGTCAGGCAACTCAACGCCAAAACGCGACAACTGGCGAATCTGAGACTAACTCTGCAACTCAAGGCGCTCTAATTGGTGCACTCGCTGGTGCCGTTGCTGGTGCTGCTACTGGTGACTCTAAAGATCGTGGTAAACGTGCACTTATCGGCGCAGCAGGTGGTGCGGCTGTTGGTGGTGGTATTGGTTACTACTTTGACCGACAAGAAGCAGCCCTTCGTGAAGAGCTAATGAATTCAGGCGTTCAAGTTGAACGTGTCGGTGAGAACCAACTTCTACTTCGCCTAGAAAACGGCATCGGTTTTGATTCTGGCTCTTACGCTTTAGAATCAAGCATTCACAATACCCTTCGCGGCGTTGCTCGCATCCTCGTTGAATACCCAGACACTAGCCTAGTGATTGAAGGTCATACTGACAGCACTGGCAGCGAATCAACCAATCAAACCCTTTCTGAGCGTCGTGCCGAATCTGTTCGTGCATTCTTGATCTCTCAAGACGTTGCTGCAGGTCGTGCTATTGCTCGTGGTAACGGTGAGCGTTACCCTCTATGTGACAACAACACCTCTCAAGGTCGTGCTTGTAACCGTCGCGTAGAAATTCAAATCTTGCCGCTTAAGTAG